One window of Acropora palmata chromosome 1, jaAcrPala1.3, whole genome shotgun sequence genomic DNA carries:
- the LOC141880911 gene encoding disabled homolog 2-interacting protein-like isoform X3: MNDSHSAKLRQIPRISVCHTSQTLPTITRRGFTTLSPPPVTRWRSQETLDSKMKTTTDSVDLSISGHVTVRPIHPSILSRQHCFQVTTPHETKYFSCRSSNELEKWVVSIKKSIQPTRDIQYRTDIGLTVWIVEAKGLTDKPKRRFFCELYFDKAIYAKTSSKTKSDLLFWGENFAFNDLPEIKTITVQIFKEVDGKKEKRKPVASVDVPVDSLEIGVEVEKWFPVTMESNKTNGGESPSIRLRFKYQKVSILPVKCYNELLEYLKRNYMAVCQALEPVVSVKLKDEISRVLLRILQAHGKATEFLATIVLEEVKNLEDENLVFRGNSFATKAMDSYMKMIGESYLQETLGDFVQSVYEFEDDCEVDPSKKTTGNIEANKENLKTFVDKVWTLIMCSSCFFPSDLRATFHEFRRLREGVSEDLSTKLISGSIFLRFLCPAILSPSLFHLVQEYPDEKTSRALTLIAKVMQNLANFTRFGGKEEYMGFMNGFVEKEFVNMRRFIDDISLQSRSDTCENQYEGIIDCGRELALLFSILKDVTGKMNQDGVEALRPLQFTLKSLQETYLDSERNFVIGNESLVAHRKWASSSDLVTDQDKNNITLTPVSQIRIMKSPKRAQHPSDDSLSEANLSSNSRSPTAKKAELSGVSRYDKSILSPISDVDPPNSSLRKTDLQSSLRRRSYRRAIDESGSGSIDSGKDSVERGSITKKTVDSPRRTRNEGSLRVSSVDGGTPSGTRGIYRGDTGSKRTSRTLPVTRRRDNKEEINTPLDTKSLVITDQSRTSSLERQCTPKPHPLATSDCLRRSTGEKEAYSLPSSPRSSRRSSRQSNNSAKFLTPDHVARTPSQISSSSSASDESWHSVASSLDGGGRRRVRKIPRSPSPEDSGVGTDTIWERMAPKAEPEDFVNGYDCGPSKTTSEYEKELTDLREELLETKRTLASTHEQLILQESSTHKLVASFKERLAESENSLQKLREEKEQQAKELLDRLVSVESELRKEQDEMQEVIQAKQVIIEAHERRIKSIDSTNAKLIATLNQITGSRNNNNNNKVLNYPSSDL; encoded by the exons ATGAATGATTCACATTCTGCAAAACTAAGGCAGATCCCGCGTATAAGTGTCTGTCATACGTCTCAAACTCTTCCTACCATAACACGACG CGGCTTTACAACTTTGAGTCCACCGCCTGTTACAAGATGGAGGTCACAAGAAACATTGGATAGcaagatgaaaacaacaact GACAGTGTTGACTTGTCGATCAGTGGTCACGTGACTGTTCGGCCTATCCATCCCAGCATTCTCTCGAGGCAGCATTGTTTTCAAGTAACCACACCCCATGAGACCAAGTATTTTTCTTGCCGAAGCTCAAATGAGCTCGAAAAATGGGTGGTGAG CATCAAGAAATCTATCCAACCAACGAGAGACATACAATACAGGACAGATATAGGATTAACTGTGTGGATTGTTGAGGCCAAAGGACTCACAGACAAACCAAAACGGCG GTTTTTCTGTGAGTTGTATTTTGATAAAGCCATCTACGCCAAGACATCTTCGAAGACAAAGTCCGATCTGTTATTTTGGGGAGAAAATTTTGCCTTTAA TGATCTACCCGAAATAAAGACTATAACTGTACAGATTTTCAAGGAAGTCGATGGCAAGAAGGAGAAGAGAAAACCCGTCG CTTCTGTTGATGTACCAGTTGACTCATTGGAGATTGGGGTGGAGGTAGAAAAATGGTTCCCTGTCACAAtggaaagcaacaaaacaaatggagGAGAGTCACCCAGCATCAGACTTCGGTTTAAATATCAG AAAGTTTCCATTCTTCCAGTGAAGTGCTATAATGAGCTTTTAGAG TATTTGAAACGAAACTACATGGCAGTTTGCCAAGCATTGGAACCAGTGGTCAGTGTCAAGTTAAAG GACGAGATCTCCCGGGTGCTATTGAGAATTCTTCAGGCTCATGGAAAAGCGACGGAGTTTCTAGCAACTATAGTGCTGGAAGAAGTGAAGAACTTGG AGGATGAAAATCTTGTGTTTCGTGGCAACTCCTTTGCAACAAAAGCCATGGACTCTTACATGAAAATGATAGGTGAATCG TATTTACAAGAAACATTGGGAGACTTTGTTCAGTCTGTCTACGAATTTGAAGACGATTGTGAG GTCGACCCATCGAAAAAGACTACCGGAAACATCGAGGCTAATAAAGAAAACTTGAAGACGTTTGTTGACAAAGTTTGGACCTTAATCATGTGCTCTTCTTGTTTCTTTCCTAg TGATCTTCGAGCCACGTTTCACGAGTTCCGTCGATTGCGTGAAGGAGTTAGCGAAGATTTGAGCACAAAGTTAATCAG TGGTTCAATCTTTTTGCGATTTCTGTGCCCAGCAATTTTATCGCCAAGCCTATTTCATCTCGTTCAAG AATATCCAGATGAGAAAACATCGAGAGCATTGACGCTGATTGCCAAAGTGATGCAGAATTTAGCCAACTTTACAAG GTTTGGAGGAAAAGAAGAATACATGGGCTTTATGAACGGATTTGTGGAAAAAGAGTTCGTAAACATGCGAAGATTTATCGATGACATTTCg TTACAATCAAGATCTGACACTTGTGAAAACCAGTATGAGGGAATCATTGATTGTGGAAGAGAACTCGCCCTCTTGTTTTCCATCTTAAAAGACGTTACCGGCAAGATGAACCAG gATGGTGTAGAAGCCCTTCGCCCTCTTCAGTTTACTCTGAAGTCACTGCAAGAAACCTATCTCGATTCTGAAAGGAATTTTGTAATTGGGAATGAAAGTCTAGTCGCACACCGGAAATGGGCATCGTCCTCTGATCTAGTTACTGATCAGGACAAGAACAACATCACTCTTACGCCGGTGTCACAAATAAGGATTATGAAATCACCAAAGAGAGCGCAGCATCCCTCGGACGACAGTTTGTCAGAGGCTAATCTTTCATCTAACAGCAGGTCACCGACTGCAAAGAAAGCAGAACTGTCTGGAGTGTCACGCTATGACAAATCAATTTTATCCCCTATTTCAGACGTTGATCCTCCAAATTCCTCGCTCAGAAAGACTGATTTACAAAGCAGCCTTCGGCGACGCTCCTATCGGAGGGCGATCGACGAAAGCGGCAGTGGCTCGATCGACAGTGGCAAAGATTCAGTCGAAAGAGGTTCAATAACCAAGAAAACGGTGGACTCCCCCCGCCGAACTCGCAATGAAGGTTCTCTGCGTGTTTCAAGCGTTGATGGTGGGACTCCAAGTGGTACTCGGGGCATTTATAGGGGAGACACTGGATCAAAAAGGACTTCAAGGACACTTCCTGTCACACGCCGACGTGATAATAAAGAGGAGATCAATACTCCTCTTGACACCAAATCTCTAGTTATAACAGATCAGTCGCGGACATCTTCTCTTGAAAGGCAGTGTACGCCTAAACCACATCCACTTGCGACCAGTGACTGTCTGAGAAGGTCGACTGGAGAAAAGGAAGCTTATTCTTTGCCTTCATCTCCCCGCTCTTCTCGCAGGTCATCACGCCAGAGCAACAACTCAGCCAAGTTCCTGACTCCAGATCACGTGGCTCGCACTCCATCGCAGATAAGCAGCAGCTCAAGCGCTAGCGATGAGAGTTGGCACAGCGTAGCCAGCAGCCTTGATGGTGGCGGCAGGAGAAGGGTACGAAAGATTCCGCGGTCGCCAAGTCCTGAGGATAGTGGAGTGGGAACCGA CACAATTTGGGAAAGAATGGCTCCTAAGGCAGAACCTGAAGACTTTGTCAATGGCTACGACTGCGGTCCCTCCAAGACTACGTCTGAG TACGAGAAGGAACTCACCGATCTTCGCGAGGAGTTGCTGGAGACAAAGAGAACTTTAGCCTCAACTCACGAGCAGCTGATCTTGCAAGAGTCCAGCACCCACAAACTGGTAGCTTCCTTCAAAGAAAGGTTAGCAGAAAGCGAGAATTCTTTACAAAAACTGAGGGAGGAAAAAGAACAGCAAGCGAAGGAGCTTCTTGATCGTTTGGTCAGTGTGGAGTCGGAACTGCGCAAAGAACAAGATGAGATGCAAGAAGTGATCCAAGCAAAGCAAGTCATCATAGAGGCCCATGAAAGAAGGATCAAGTCTATTGACTCGACCAATGCGAAGCTGATTGCCACCTTGAATCAGATTACAGGATCTAggaataataacaataacaacaaagtGTTGAATTATCCCAGTAGTGACCTTTAG